One genomic window of Mercenaria mercenaria strain notata unplaced genomic scaffold, MADL_Memer_1 contig_1276, whole genome shotgun sequence includes the following:
- the LOC128551575 gene encoding uncharacterized protein LOC128551575: MNKIKQNNKRLDLAYLELLNIWYSMMGSEASLEHIESALKRLDNKVIMEEFERIKDNPPTRKIFAQKTETSLMPRRKNEQFPLAQRPLFVYAQHESTHEIAETHDLLSHTEDGHFVQLTNFSATSQTQTSQSFLSDPSRLVRQKVQQRSKEKYYDNDPYHKVRWRGSKNKKRSSRRKSKMKKKLKMAEEMRKLESENSSLKNENITLIKTILPFDKIRLSRQQYNTFVDYTVNKIMEHNHVSRKTVLSITYEAYTEIAETKNGGRYILYSGSPNLNLDKDQYDDLVFYVKFARTRVLNEIEELQGNGDTLFLFITYDGKSALELYQRQSRLKKRRNLLNSFEPDYCSCSSGSSSSETESSGVHDIETGEGLKSQIHTSSASSSMYDNRVNDFCVETYNLPAISENNKSLKNKHTVSTHQNESYSATIYSRRRRNEEIEENHDCNDNEDITVVKGLPESGGFEVENEMSAECIPVEENRNQAMSEPLRTRNRNIANHNNGVQENDSDMSFEDLMEDIDKELACTTSL, encoded by the exons atgaacaaaataaaacagaacaacAAACGGCTAGACCTTGCTTATCTCGAATTGCTGAATATCTGGTACAGCATGATGGGTAGTGAAGCGAGTTTAGAACATATTGAAAGTGCATTAAAGAGATTGGACAACAAGGTCATTATGGAAGAATTCGAACGAATCAAAGA CAATCCTcctacaagaaaaatatttgcccAGAAAACGGAGACATCATTAATGCCAAGgagaaaaaatgaacaatttccaCTAGCCCAACGTCCATTATTCGTTTATGCCCAACATGAAAGTACACATGAAATAGCGGAGACACACGACCTTCTTTCTCACACAGAGGATGGACACTTTGTCCAATTAACAAACTTTAGCGCTACATCTCAAACACAGACGTCCCAATCTTTTCTATCAGACCCATCAAGACTAGTGCGGCAAAAAGTGCAACAGCGCAGCAAGGAAAAGTATTACGACAATGATCCATATCATAAGGTTAGATGGCGAGGttccaaaaataaaaagagaTCTTCACGAAggaaatcaaaaatgaaaaagaagctTAAAATGGCTGAAGAAATGAGAAAATTGGAGTCAGAGAACTCTTctcttaaaaatgaaaatatcacacTTATTAAAACAATCTTACCGTTTGACAAGATTCGTTTGAGTCGGCAGCAATATAACACATTCGTTGACtatactgtaaataaaataatggaGCACAACCACGTTTCAAGAAAGACTGTGCTGTCAATAACGTATGAAGCGTACACTGAAATAGCTGAGACGAAAAATGGCGGAAGATATATACTTTATAGTGGGAGTCCAAACTTAAATTTGGATAAGGATCAATATGATGACCTAGTGTTTTATGTGAAATTTGCAAGGACTAGAGTACTGAATGAAATAGAAGAACTCCAAGGTAATGGCGATACTCTGTTCCTATTTATCACATATGATGGAAAATCAGCCCTTGAACTGTACCAG AGGCAATCGCGTTTGAAGAAAAGAAGAAATCTGTTAAATTCGTTTGAACCAGATTATTGCTCTTGTAGTAGTGGAAGTTCATCTTCAGAGACAGAAAGCAGTGGCGTTCATGATATTGAAACAGGAGAAGGTCTTAAAAGCCAAATACATACAAGCTCAGCCTCTTCTTCCATGTATGATAATCGTGTAAACGACTTTTGTGTGGAAACTTACAACTTACCAGCGATATCCGAGAACAATAAATCCCTCAAAAATAAACACACTGTGTCCACACATCAAAATGAGTCATATTCTGCAACAATTTATAGCCGACGAAGACGTAATGAGGAGATTGAGGAAAATCACGACTGCAACGATAACGAGGATATCACAGTAGTAAAAGGATTGCCTGAAAGTGGAGGTTTTGAAGTAGAAAACGAAATGTCAGCAGAATGTATACCAGTTGAAGAGAATAGAAATCAGGCAATGTCAGAGCCATTGCGTACGCGTAACAGAAATATTGCAAATCACAACAACGGGGTGCAAGAAAATGATTCTGacatgtcatttgaagatttgaTGGAGGACATTGATAAAGAACTAGCATGTACAACGTCTTTATGA